In Sutterella faecalis, a genomic segment contains:
- a CDS encoding IS110 family RNA-guided transposase, with amino-acid sequence MSKSNRTDTPLRAARAQISNPEITVHAMYRSAIGIDVHLNLLVCCHQKQVAGHREQSESRDFNTDRASIDAFAAWCRECNPDIILMESTGSLWQSPYEALERAGFTSEQLALINARDAKAAAGRKTDRKDASRLASLARTGNFKKSFVPEKAFRLQRVISRDLQKNRNDISRTSNRFGKSLNLTGCRPTTVFSDIRGGKAASLILMAKLRDDPHLFDVIKQNSRRLRASPEQIMQALNFEIEPMMKEQILALRKKIDQLEEYDRSTFERLRQLQAPYEKDIQLLITITGIQERSARMIYAELCADLKDHFPTSEQFTSWLGICPGDNTSAGKQKSGKCPKGNKHLRRTLIEAARGLVVGGTAALKEKFQVLKMRRGYRRAMVAFAHLLARIIYSVLTHQKGFEPYQSTAFRDTLMERAKNGVKQLLKLKGTKYVIADGLVVETKTGAILGAVVSS; translated from the coding sequence ATGAGTAAGTCTAACCGTACCGATACGCCATTGCGAGCTGCCCGTGCGCAGATCAGTAATCCCGAAATTACTGTTCACGCGATGTACCGCTCGGCAATAGGCATTGACGTTCATCTCAACCTACTCGTCTGCTGCCATCAGAAGCAGGTTGCAGGTCATCGTGAACAATCTGAGAGCCGGGATTTCAATACCGACCGCGCAAGCATCGATGCTTTCGCCGCCTGGTGCCGTGAATGCAATCCCGACATCATCCTTATGGAATCAACCGGGTCATTGTGGCAGAGCCCGTACGAAGCCCTCGAGAGAGCCGGCTTCACTTCTGAGCAGCTGGCTCTGATCAATGCCCGCGACGCCAAAGCGGCAGCCGGCCGCAAAACGGACCGCAAGGACGCATCACGTCTGGCGTCTCTTGCCCGAACGGGAAACTTCAAAAAATCCTTCGTGCCGGAGAAGGCCTTTCGTCTGCAGCGCGTCATTTCACGTGATCTGCAGAAGAACAGGAATGACATTTCCCGAACTTCCAATCGTTTCGGCAAGTCTCTGAATCTCACCGGATGCCGGCCTACAACGGTATTCAGCGACATCCGCGGAGGCAAAGCTGCCAGCCTCATCCTGATGGCCAAGCTCAGAGATGATCCGCACTTGTTTGATGTCATCAAGCAAAACAGCCGCCGGCTGCGGGCAAGCCCTGAGCAGATCATGCAGGCGCTCAACTTCGAAATCGAGCCGATGATGAAGGAGCAGATTCTGGCGCTCCGGAAAAAGATCGATCAGCTCGAGGAGTACGACCGAAGCACTTTCGAAAGGCTCCGCCAGCTGCAGGCTCCCTACGAGAAGGACATCCAGCTGCTCATTACCATAACGGGGATTCAGGAACGCTCGGCCCGCATGATTTACGCCGAACTCTGTGCGGATTTGAAGGACCACTTCCCCACGTCAGAGCAGTTTACTTCCTGGCTCGGCATTTGCCCGGGGGACAACACATCTGCCGGCAAACAGAAAAGTGGAAAATGCCCGAAAGGGAACAAACACCTGAGGCGCACGCTGATTGAAGCCGCCAGAGGACTTGTGGTCGGCGGTACCGCTGCGCTGAAGGAAAAATTCCAGGTGCTCAAGATGCGGCGCGGCTACAGGCGTGCCATGGTCGCCTTCGCACACCTGCTCGCACGCATCATTTATTCCGTTCTCACTCATCAGAAAGGCTTTGAGCCTTACCAGTCAACGGCGTTTCGGGACACCTTGATGGAACGAGCAAAGAACGGCGTAAAGCAGTTGCTGAAACTCAAAGGAACGAAATACGTGATCGCTGACGGCCTGGTTGTGGAGACGAAAACGGGTGCGATCCTAGGCGCAGTCGTCAGCAGTTAG
- a CDS encoding MFS transporter, with amino-acid sequence MFRKAAKGAFGVFGAREALFAAFFAGGFLMATWITRTPAIREGLGLSIAEMGLVFPRKIGSPRRATFPAGVLTRTSSMVSAASQAAEATLTADDCA; translated from the coding sequence ATGTTCCGAAAAGCAGCAAAAGGCGCTTTTGGGGTATTTGGTGCGCGCGAAGCGCTCTTTGCCGCCTTCTTTGCGGGGGGCTTCCTGATGGCGACATGGATCACGCGAACGCCCGCCATTCGTGAGGGACTCGGGCTCTCGATTGCAGAAATGGGCCTCGTTTTTCCACGAAAGATAGGAAGCCCTCGGCGCGCGACCTTCCCTGCGGGCGTTCTCACAAGAACGTCCAGCATGGTATCTGCTGCTTCTCAGGCTGCTGAAGCTACGCTAACTGCTGACGACTGCGCCTAG
- a CDS encoding TetR/AcrR family transcriptional regulator: protein MPAASPADHADNAPERAARRYDPERRRRIIASALEVIARHGVEGASIRLVAKEADVPLGSMTYHFRGREELLYEAMQSFIDELSALTFPRLETAKTREEALEVLSDYLCWPVDKRLLLLTYELYAYAARNEAVKPLVAEFQEKVRLELMRFFPKHVASILNALVDGACIHRAYDEDPPAREEYLEVIRRLAGLSPH from the coding sequence ATGCCCGCCGCATCTCCAGCTGACCACGCCGACAACGCGCCCGAACGCGCCGCCCGCCGCTACGATCCGGAGAGACGCCGCCGCATCATTGCTTCGGCGCTCGAGGTGATTGCGCGTCACGGCGTCGAGGGCGCTTCCATTCGCCTGGTGGCAAAGGAAGCCGACGTTCCGCTCGGCTCCATGACCTACCATTTCAGAGGACGCGAGGAGCTGCTCTACGAAGCCATGCAGAGCTTTATTGATGAGCTCTCGGCCCTCACATTCCCAAGGCTCGAGACGGCAAAAACCAGGGAGGAAGCGCTCGAGGTGCTCTCCGACTATCTCTGCTGGCCGGTCGACAAGCGCCTTCTGCTTCTCACGTACGAGCTCTATGCCTATGCGGCCAGAAATGAAGCCGTGAAGCCCCTCGTTGCGGAATTTCAGGAGAAGGTGCGCCTGGAACTCATGCGCTTTTTCCCGAAGCACGTGGCGAGCATTCTGAATGCCCTCGTTGACGGCGCCTGCATTCACCGCGCATACGACGAAGATCCGCCCGCGCGCGAGGAGTACCTTGAGGTGATCCGCAGGCTCGCCGGCCTCTCGCCGCACTAA
- a CDS encoding sulfite exporter TauE/SafE family protein yields MEFDFFTTLLIVCPLVFLGGLVDAIAGGGGLITLPAFLIAGVPAHMALGSNKLASMIGTSVSTFRLWRAGFLKVREALPAVFCAFIGSAVGARIALLVPEEVFRYILIVLLPFAAVVVFRKSSIPAEGEEMDKKKRLAIVAAMSLLCGAYDGFYGPGAGTFMLLSYTILARMGVREASGQMKAVNLSSNLAAFATFALSGEVIWALGLIAGCFSIAGHYIGAGLVLRNGTKIVRPIIAVVLSILFFKTAWELLA; encoded by the coding sequence ATGGAATTCGATTTTTTCACGACGCTCCTCATCGTCTGCCCGCTCGTCTTTCTCGGGGGCCTCGTTGACGCCATCGCCGGAGGCGGCGGGCTGATTACGCTTCCTGCCTTCCTCATTGCGGGCGTTCCCGCGCATATGGCATTGGGGAGCAATAAGCTCGCGAGCATGATCGGAACGAGCGTTTCGACCTTCCGCCTCTGGCGGGCGGGGTTCCTTAAAGTGAGAGAAGCGCTTCCCGCGGTCTTCTGCGCCTTCATCGGGAGCGCCGTCGGCGCGCGGATTGCGCTGCTTGTGCCCGAGGAAGTCTTCCGCTACATCCTCATCGTGCTCCTGCCCTTTGCCGCCGTCGTCGTCTTCAGGAAATCGTCGATTCCCGCCGAAGGCGAGGAGATGGATAAGAAGAAGCGCCTCGCCATCGTGGCTGCCATGTCGCTTCTCTGCGGCGCCTACGACGGCTTCTACGGGCCGGGCGCGGGCACCTTCATGCTCCTTTCCTACACGATCCTTGCGCGTATGGGCGTGCGGGAAGCTTCAGGCCAGATGAAGGCCGTCAACCTCTCGAGCAACCTCGCCGCCTTTGCGACCTTCGCGCTTTCGGGCGAGGTGATATGGGCGCTCGGCCTCATTGCCGGATGCTTTTCGATTGCCGGACACTACATCGGCGCGGGGCTGGTCCTCAGGAACGGCACGAAGATCGTGCGCCCCATTATTGCGGTCGTCCTCTCGATTCTCTTCTTCAAGACCGCCTGGGAGCTCCTCGCCTGA
- a CDS encoding aldehyde dehydrogenase family protein: protein MREFFECQLIDGEWVKSSGEAFIPVENPADRSVIARVPDGTAEDVDRAVRAARKAFPAWSKTTLETRIRLMERMLEIFRGMTEEIVALEIAELGAPAAFARKKHCDYQMRRTAAFIDAARKMKLEEHFPASLVTREPVGVVAAITPWNYPLGQIIQKAVPAILMGCTVALKPSELTPLTATLLAESFREAGLPPGVFNLVQGRGETVGEALVAHSGVDMVSFTGSTKVGRRIGSIAARDLKRIALELGGKSPCVWLPGMPDYRPAAKKLFDSLLLNAGQTCTALSRLLVPEEMLEETKTLLVEALKDYPVGDPQDLSTRVGPVVSLNQFRRVKRYIESGLAEGAEMIAGEMPQDPGEKEGYFINPTVFVNVRPEMKIAQEEIFGPVLSVMTYRTLDEAEEIANGTPYGLCGAVFGPKQEALEFARRIRSGNVYINDAARDLAAPFGGFGASGIGREGGIYGLEEFTELKAVFDHSTF, encoded by the coding sequence ATGCGCGAATTTTTCGAATGCCAGCTGATCGACGGAGAATGGGTGAAGTCTTCGGGCGAGGCTTTTATTCCGGTTGAGAATCCGGCCGACCGCTCGGTGATTGCACGCGTTCCGGACGGAACGGCGGAAGATGTCGATCGTGCGGTGAGAGCCGCGCGAAAGGCTTTTCCGGCCTGGTCGAAAACGACGCTCGAGACGCGCATCCGCCTGATGGAGCGGATGCTTGAAATCTTTCGCGGCATGACCGAGGAGATTGTTGCCCTCGAAATCGCCGAACTCGGCGCCCCGGCCGCCTTTGCGAGAAAGAAGCACTGCGACTACCAGATGCGCCGCACGGCTGCCTTTATTGATGCCGCGAGAAAAATGAAGCTGGAGGAGCATTTTCCGGCTTCCCTCGTGACGCGCGAACCCGTTGGCGTTGTGGCTGCCATCACGCCCTGGAACTATCCCCTGGGGCAAATCATTCAGAAGGCGGTGCCGGCCATTCTGATGGGCTGCACGGTAGCGCTGAAGCCGAGCGAACTCACTCCCCTGACGGCAACGCTGCTTGCAGAATCCTTCCGTGAGGCAGGGCTCCCTCCGGGCGTCTTCAATCTCGTTCAGGGACGGGGCGAAACGGTGGGCGAGGCGTTGGTGGCGCACTCCGGTGTCGACATGGTGTCCTTTACGGGCTCGACCAAAGTAGGCCGCCGGATCGGCTCGATTGCTGCCCGGGACCTCAAGCGCATTGCGCTTGAACTTGGCGGCAAATCGCCCTGCGTGTGGCTCCCCGGCATGCCCGACTACCGGCCGGCCGCGAAGAAGCTCTTCGATTCGCTTCTTCTCAATGCCGGGCAGACCTGCACGGCGCTCTCGAGACTTCTTGTTCCAGAGGAAATGCTCGAAGAGACGAAGACGCTTCTCGTGGAAGCGCTCAAGGATTATCCCGTCGGCGACCCGCAGGATCTTTCGACCCGGGTGGGACCGGTTGTATCGCTCAATCAATTCCGGCGCGTGAAGCGCTACATCGAATCGGGACTGGCCGAAGGTGCGGAAATGATTGCGGGCGAAATGCCGCAGGACCCCGGAGAAAAGGAAGGCTACTTCATCAACCCGACCGTCTTCGTCAACGTCAGACCGGAGATGAAGATTGCTCAGGAAGAGATTTTCGGACCCGTCCTTTCCGTCATGACCTACCGCACGCTCGACGAAGCGGAGGAGATCGCCAACGGCACGCCCTACGGACTTTGCGGTGCCGTATTTGGACCCAAGCAAGAGGCGCTCGAGTTTGCCCGGAGAATCCGGAGCGGAAACGTGTACATTAACGATGCCGCGCGCGACCTCGCCGCTCCTTTCGGAGGTTTCGGGGCGAGCGGCATCGGCCGGGAGGGCGGAATCTACGGGCTCGAGGAATTTACTGAGCTTAAGGCCGTCTTCGACCATTCGACGTTTTAA
- a CDS encoding M20 family metallopeptidase has product MTQENVLSRAVEFAQTLVRVPSVSGTPATHDVIKAVEEILRNNSRSTSRIAAEATGAPVLLAHCGSDDPAAPSLMLSGHIDVVPPAGMTDPWSAEIRDGRLLGRGSTDMKGGAAAAIAAFCEASKQDLKGSLWLILSTDEETDVKGVKAALEEPGAPRPDLAIIAEPTELTIRNEHRGDAWVRVDFKGRSAHSSRPHLGVNAIEAAALFIVRARKRLPEMQKEGPGIGLQTTSIDMVSGGAAPNVVPANASVTIDFRYQGEESGRIQEERILRVVEELRKDPDFPPVEVSTTITGDWPALSSSLENPVAQQAIAAIEASLGHKVEVTPMSGWGEGGYMHAFGIPAFYFGPGEGKLAHTPQESSPVWHIEKAAEAIYRAVMAHCA; this is encoded by the coding sequence ATGACTCAAGAGAACGTTCTTTCCCGCGCCGTTGAATTCGCGCAGACGCTCGTGCGCGTGCCTTCCGTTTCCGGAACGCCCGCCACGCACGACGTGATCAAGGCGGTCGAAGAGATTCTTCGCAACAACAGCCGCTCGACCTCGCGCATCGCCGCAGAGGCGACCGGCGCTCCGGTGCTTCTCGCGCACTGCGGCTCTGACGACCCCGCGGCGCCTTCCCTCATGCTTTCGGGCCACATCGACGTCGTGCCCCCTGCCGGCATGACGGATCCCTGGTCGGCGGAAATCAGGGACGGGCGCCTTCTCGGGCGCGGCTCGACCGACATGAAGGGCGGAGCCGCCGCCGCGATCGCCGCATTCTGCGAAGCATCAAAGCAGGATCTGAAGGGAAGCCTCTGGCTCATTCTCTCCACCGATGAAGAGACGGACGTTAAGGGCGTCAAGGCCGCGCTCGAGGAGCCCGGCGCACCTCGTCCGGATCTTGCGATCATTGCTGAACCCACCGAACTCACGATCCGGAACGAACACCGCGGCGACGCCTGGGTGCGGGTCGACTTCAAAGGCAGGAGCGCTCACTCGTCGCGCCCGCATCTGGGCGTCAACGCCATTGAAGCTGCGGCGCTCTTCATCGTCCGCGCAAGAAAGCGCCTCCCCGAAATGCAGAAGGAAGGCCCCGGGATCGGTCTGCAGACGACCTCGATCGACATGGTCTCAGGAGGCGCCGCGCCCAATGTGGTGCCCGCAAACGCCTCGGTCACGATCGACTTCCGCTACCAGGGCGAGGAAAGCGGCAGGATCCAGGAGGAAAGAATCCTTCGCGTTGTAGAGGAACTGAGAAAGGACCCGGACTTCCCGCCCGTTGAGGTTTCGACCACGATCACGGGCGACTGGCCCGCACTCTCCTCGTCGCTCGAAAACCCTGTCGCTCAGCAGGCCATTGCCGCCATTGAGGCGTCTCTCGGACACAAGGTCGAGGTGACCCCGATGTCGGGCTGGGGCGAAGGCGGCTACATGCACGCTTTTGGGATCCCGGCCTTCTATTTCGGCCCGGGCGAAGGAAAGCTCGCGCATACGCCGCAGGAATCCTCGCCGGTCTGGCATATCGAAAAGGCTGCTGAGGCAATCTACCGAGCCGTGATGGCGCACTGCGCATGA
- the gsiB gene encoding glutathione ABC transporter substrate-binding protein GsiB: MKLTHAAMALALSSALAGLAAQPAAAKEATIAVASTFTTMDPYDASDTLSYSAAKSMYEGLFGFDKDMKLQNVLAEGYKVSDDGLVYTVTLKKGIKFHDGTEFQADAVKANFDRVTNKANALRRYTLYYNIAKTEVVDPYTVRFTLHKPFSAFINQLAHASGAMICPSAIQKYPGKELAFHPCGTGPFVLDKYNPSEILHVVKNPNYWQKGLPKVDGITFKPVPENSTRVAMLRTGEADYIFPVPPEQVKILEGEKNIVVTKEPSIIERYVAFNMTKKPFDNLKVRQALNYAVNKQALAKVAFNGLADPTKGIAPKGVEFADEYGAWPYDPKKARELLKEAGYPNGFSATLWSLYNHTTAQKVIQFLQQQFAQVGVKVSVMAMEAGQRTAYLLKKPEESQLNMVYGGWSSSTGELDWAIRPLLGTDSWAPVASNFGYYSNKTLDDNFRDALLTTDKAKKQAFYSVAQKATWNDCPWIYLVTEQNVSAHVKGLSGFYIQPDAGFEYSQIEFK; encoded by the coding sequence ATGAAACTGACCCATGCTGCCATGGCGCTTGCCCTCTCGAGCGCACTCGCCGGACTTGCCGCCCAGCCCGCTGCCGCGAAGGAAGCGACCATTGCCGTTGCCTCCACCTTCACGACAATGGATCCCTACGACGCAAGCGACACGCTTTCCTACAGCGCCGCAAAGTCCATGTATGAAGGTCTTTTCGGCTTCGACAAGGACATGAAGCTCCAGAACGTTCTTGCCGAAGGCTACAAGGTGAGCGACGACGGCCTCGTCTACACCGTCACGCTTAAGAAAGGCATCAAATTCCATGACGGCACGGAATTTCAGGCCGATGCCGTCAAGGCGAACTTCGACCGCGTGACGAATAAAGCCAACGCCCTTCGCCGCTATACGCTCTACTACAACATTGCGAAAACGGAAGTCGTCGACCCCTACACGGTCCGCTTTACGCTCCACAAGCCCTTCTCGGCCTTCATCAATCAGCTCGCCCACGCCTCGGGCGCGATGATCTGCCCGAGCGCCATTCAGAAGTACCCGGGCAAGGAACTCGCCTTCCATCCGTGCGGCACGGGCCCCTTCGTTCTTGACAAATACAACCCGTCGGAAATTCTCCACGTCGTCAAGAACCCCAACTACTGGCAGAAGGGACTCCCCAAGGTTGACGGCATCACCTTCAAGCCCGTTCCAGAAAACTCCACCCGCGTCGCGATGCTGCGTACGGGCGAAGCCGACTACATCTTCCCCGTGCCTCCGGAACAGGTGAAGATTCTTGAGGGCGAAAAGAACATCGTCGTCACGAAGGAGCCTTCGATCATCGAGCGCTACGTCGCCTTCAACATGACGAAGAAGCCCTTCGACAACCTGAAGGTCCGTCAGGCCCTCAACTATGCCGTCAACAAGCAGGCGCTCGCCAAGGTCGCCTTCAACGGCCTCGCCGACCCGACGAAGGGCATTGCGCCGAAGGGCGTTGAATTCGCCGACGAATACGGCGCCTGGCCCTATGACCCGAAGAAGGCCCGCGAACTCCTGAAGGAAGCCGGGTACCCGAACGGATTCTCGGCTACCCTCTGGTCGCTCTACAACCATACGACCGCTCAGAAGGTCATTCAGTTCCTGCAGCAGCAGTTCGCTCAGGTGGGCGTCAAGGTTTCCGTGATGGCAATGGAAGCAGGTCAACGAACCGCTTATCTGCTCAAGAAGCCCGAGGAATCCCAGCTCAACATGGTCTATGGCGGCTGGTCCTCGTCCACGGGCGAACTCGACTGGGCCATTCGTCCGCTTCTCGGCACCGATTCCTGGGCGCCGGTTGCGAGCAACTTCGGCTACTACTCGAATAAGACGCTCGACGACAACTTCCGCGATGCGCTCCTCACGACCGACAAGGCAAAGAAGCAGGCCTTCTATTCCGTCGCTCAGAAGGCGACCTGGAACGACTGCCCGTGGATCTACCTCGTCACCGAGCAGAATGTTTCCGCTCACGTGAAGGGACTTTCGGGCTTCTACATTCAGCCCGATGCCGGGTTTGAATATTCCCAGATCGAGTTCAAGTAA
- the gsiB gene encoding glutathione ABC transporter substrate-binding protein GsiB — MKTMHASLLAFAVAGILTSGASSALMAKEITVGIASTFTTMDPYDAGDTLSQTAAKSMYEGLFGLDKDMKIRNVLAESYDVSSDGLVYTIHLRKGVMFHDGTEFQADAVKANFDRVTNKENALRRYSLYNNIAKTEVVDPYTARITLKKPFSAFINQLAHPAGVMICPKALAAYPGKQIAFHPCGTGPYTVKEYNPSEILHVVKNPNYWQKGLPKLDGITFKPVPENSTRVAMLRTGEAQFIFPVPPEQVKSLEGESGIEVTVSPSIIERYIAFNTKMKPFDNPKVRLALNYAVNKQALCKVAFNGLAVPATGLAPEGVDYAKQFEAIPYDPKKARELLKEAGYPNGFTATLWSLYNHTTAQKVIQFLQQQFAQVGVKVSIMAMESGQRTTYLLKKPEEAKLNMLYTGWSSSTGELDWAVRPLLATESWAPIAGNYGFYSNAVLDRNFSEALRTTDRAKKTELYDAAQKAVWDEMPWIPLVAEKNVSAKVKGLTGFYVQLDAGFDYLEAELK, encoded by the coding sequence ATGAAAACCATGCACGCCTCTCTTCTCGCATTTGCCGTCGCCGGCATCCTGACCTCGGGCGCGAGCTCCGCTCTTATGGCGAAGGAAATCACGGTCGGCATCGCCTCGACCTTCACGACGATGGACCCGTACGATGCGGGCGATACGCTCTCGCAGACGGCCGCCAAATCCATGTATGAAGGCCTCTTTGGTCTCGACAAGGACATGAAGATCAGAAACGTCCTAGCCGAAAGCTATGACGTGAGCTCGGACGGCCTCGTCTACACGATCCATCTTAGAAAAGGCGTCATGTTCCACGACGGCACGGAATTTCAGGCCGATGCCGTGAAGGCGAATTTCGACCGCGTGACGAATAAGGAGAATGCCCTTCGCCGCTATTCCCTCTACAACAACATCGCGAAAACGGAAGTAGTTGACCCGTACACCGCGAGAATTACGCTCAAGAAACCTTTCTCCGCCTTCATCAACCAGCTCGCTCACCCGGCGGGCGTCATGATCTGCCCGAAGGCGCTTGCCGCCTATCCGGGCAAGCAGATCGCCTTCCACCCCTGCGGGACCGGCCCTTATACGGTGAAGGAATACAACCCGTCGGAAATCCTTCACGTCGTCAAGAACCCCAACTACTGGCAGAAGGGGCTCCCCAAGCTCGACGGCATCACCTTCAAGCCCGTCCCTGAAAATTCCACGCGCGTCGCGATGCTGCGCACCGGCGAAGCGCAGTTCATCTTCCCCGTGCCTCCGGAACAGGTGAAGTCCCTTGAGGGCGAATCCGGGATCGAGGTCACCGTTTCACCCTCGATCATCGAGCGCTACATCGCCTTCAACACCAAGATGAAGCCCTTCGACAATCCGAAGGTGCGTCTGGCGCTCAACTATGCCGTCAACAAGCAGGCGCTCTGCAAAGTGGCCTTCAACGGCCTTGCGGTCCCTGCGACGGGCCTCGCGCCCGAGGGCGTCGACTATGCGAAGCAGTTTGAAGCGATTCCCTATGATCCCAAGAAAGCGCGCGAGCTTCTGAAGGAAGCGGGCTACCCGAACGGCTTCACCGCCACCCTCTGGTCGCTCTACAACCATACGACCGCGCAGAAGGTCATTCAGTTCCTGCAGCAGCAGTTCGCTCAGGTAGGCGTCAAGGTTTCCATCATGGCGATGGAATCGGGCCAGAGAACGACCTATCTCCTCAAGAAACCCGAGGAAGCGAAGCTCAACATGCTCTACACGGGCTGGTCATCTTCGACGGGCGAACTCGACTGGGCCGTGCGTCCGCTTCTTGCGACGGAATCCTGGGCGCCTATCGCCGGGAACTACGGCTTCTATTCGAACGCCGTGCTCGACAGGAACTTCTCGGAGGCGCTTCGTACGACGGACCGCGCGAAGAAGACCGAGCTCTACGACGCCGCGCAGAAGGCCGTCTGGGATGAAATGCCCTGGATCCCGCTCGTGGCAGAAAAGAACGTCTCCGCAAAAGTGAAGGGCCTCACGGGCTTTTACGTGCAGCTCGACGCGGGCTTTGACTACCTTGAGGCCGAACTCAAGTAG
- a CDS encoding MFS transporter, whose amino-acid sequence MISQAIVRDRWQGVEAAKILALIAILFGVGPCMAPIVGGELTVLFGWRFVFAFLAFFGALLALIVIIFLRETLPEDRRTSFRPASTLMNYGKVLRNPAFVAGVLAHGFCFMGLIVYSAGAADFVIHVMKLRVDQFGLLMVPIVGVSMLGAWMGPSLMEKFGTRKLIFGGISLLILSGFSGALVEWVHPLTFPLLLLPPLLYNLAAAAIRPAINVMNLDYFPKNRGLAASVQQVSLTGAFGISSAVLVPLVMGEAWKYCLVMLFSSVVMLLLWFIVEKKRDEYLPPEARAGALAAKG is encoded by the coding sequence GTGATTTCTCAGGCCATTGTGCGCGACCGCTGGCAGGGGGTTGAAGCCGCAAAGATTCTCGCCCTCATTGCAATTCTTTTCGGCGTTGGTCCCTGCATGGCTCCGATTGTCGGGGGCGAACTGACTGTCCTTTTCGGCTGGCGCTTCGTCTTCGCGTTTCTCGCATTCTTCGGCGCTCTGCTTGCCCTCATTGTGATCATCTTTCTCCGGGAGACATTGCCGGAAGATCGCCGCACCTCCTTCCGACCGGCCTCCACCCTCATGAATTACGGGAAGGTGCTCCGCAACCCCGCTTTCGTTGCAGGGGTTCTCGCGCATGGGTTCTGCTTCATGGGACTCATCGTCTATTCCGCGGGCGCCGCCGACTTCGTGATTCACGTGATGAAGCTTCGGGTCGATCAGTTCGGGCTCCTGATGGTGCCGATTGTCGGCGTCTCAATGCTGGGCGCCTGGATGGGGCCTTCCCTCATGGAAAAATTCGGGACAAGAAAGCTGATTTTCGGCGGCATTTCGCTTTTGATTCTCTCGGGATTTTCCGGCGCTCTGGTCGAATGGGTTCATCCCCTGACTTTCCCGCTCCTGCTTCTTCCGCCGCTGCTTTACAACCTCGCAGCGGCCGCGATTCGTCCGGCGATCAACGTGATGAATCTCGACTATTTCCCGAAGAACCGCGGGCTCGCCGCTTCCGTGCAGCAGGTATCGCTTACAGGCGCCTTCGGGATTTCTTCCGCGGTCCTCGTGCCTCTTGTAATGGGGGAAGCCTGGAAATACTGCCTCGTCATGCTTTTCTCGAGCGTCGTCATGCTTCTCCTCTGGTTCATTGTGGAAAAGAAGAGGGATGAGTATCTGCCGCCCGAGGCCAGAGCCGGCGCGCTTGCCGCAAAAGGCTAG
- a CDS encoding MFS transporter, with protein sequence MTQSDLKSPPKLTDGMLLAAVATLGPFAANTYVPAFGDIERDFGVSAIAVQQSLSLYLLAFACASLLIGALSDAFGRRRVLIAATLIFALASIGCMFSTSIEVLYGWRFLMGLCASAGPVISQAIVRVRGTGDFSGHCARPLAGG encoded by the coding sequence ATGACCCAATCAGATCTGAAGAGCCCTCCAAAGCTCACGGACGGCATGCTGCTCGCCGCGGTTGCGACGCTTGGTCCCTTTGCCGCCAACACCTACGTGCCGGCCTTCGGGGATATTGAGCGCGATTTCGGCGTCTCCGCCATTGCGGTGCAGCAGTCGCTTTCGCTTTATCTCCTCGCTTTTGCCTGTGCATCGCTTCTGATTGGCGCGCTTTCCGATGCTTTTGGACGACGTCGGGTACTGATTGCCGCAACACTTATTTTTGCGCTCGCTTCAATCGGGTGCATGTTCTCAACTTCCATTGAGGTGCTGTACGGCTGGCGTTTTCTGATGGGGCTCTGCGCGTCCGCGGGACCGGTGATTTCTCAGGCCATTGTGCGCGTCCGCGGGACCGGTGATTTCTCAGGCCATTGTGCGCGACCGCTGGCAGGGGGTTGA